A region of Allocoleopsis franciscana PCC 7113 DNA encodes the following proteins:
- a CDS encoding caspase family protein, whose amino-acid sequence MPKPAPKKVALLIGVSEYKEGLPPLPAAPNDVEAMRRVLQDPNLGGFDVVERLLNPDPIAMQDAIEKLFAECQKDDLALLFFSGHGITDDNGRLFLTTRLTNEKRFKATSVPASFVHDVMNESDCQRQVVILDCCYSGAFKEGWQARSASTIAILNDS is encoded by the coding sequence ATGCCTAAACCTGCTCCTAAGAAGGTAGCACTGCTCATCGGAGTGAGTGAGTACAAGGAGGGTTTGCCTCCACTCCCGGCAGCACCTAATGATGTGGAAGCGATGCGGCGAGTGCTGCAAGACCCAAACTTGGGGGGGTTTGATGTGGTTGAACGACTGCTTAATCCTGACCCAATTGCCATGCAGGATGCCATAGAGAAGCTGTTTGCAGAGTGCCAAAAGGATGACCTGGCATTACTGTTTTTCTCCGGTCATGGCATCACTGATGATAATGGCAGGCTCTTCTTGACTACTCGCCTGACCAATGAAAAGAGGTTTAAAGCAACATCAGTGCCAGCTAGTTTTGTACATGACGTGATGAATGAAAGTGACTGTCAACGTCAGGTAGTCATTCTCGACTGTTGCTACAGTGGTGCTTTTAAGGAGGGGTGGCAGGCTAGAAGTGCTAGCACTATAGCAATCCTAAATGATTCGTGA
- a CDS encoding tellurite resistance TerB family protein → MSLFDKLSSARQQSQTTLGPAEAFAAIALIAVAADGYAADAEEELLIITLSRMQLFRSYPADVLQRMLDRLLSILQRQGAETLLAAALASLPHDLQETAFAVTADIVLADGEVTQEEEEFLNDLYHVLEIPEETAIKIIDVMLIKNRG, encoded by the coding sequence ATGAGCCTGTTCGATAAACTCTCTAGTGCGCGTCAACAAAGCCAAACTACATTAGGGCCAGCCGAAGCCTTTGCGGCGATCGCCTTGATTGCTGTGGCTGCCGATGGCTATGCGGCTGATGCAGAAGAGGAATTGCTCATCATTACCTTATCTCGGATGCAACTATTCAGGAGCTATCCCGCCGATGTGTTGCAAAGAATGCTCGATCGACTCCTGAGTATTCTCCAACGCCAGGGGGCTGAAACCCTGCTAGCTGCGGCTTTAGCCTCACTACCTCATGACTTGCAAGAAACAGCCTTTGCTGTAACGGCGGATATTGTCTTAGCTGATGGCGAAGTGACCCAAGAGGAAGAAGAATTTTTGAATGACCTTTATCACGTCTTGGAGATACCAGAGGAAACCGCCATCAAGATTATTGATGTCATGTTGATTAAAAATCGAGGTTGA
- the egtD gene encoding L-histidine N(alpha)-methyltransferase produces MRNLTQSVSGISQADHQPHSVEAERLKLQYLVNLCAASDAEPQVGSDVIQGLTQTPKTLPPQYFYDDRGSVLFEEICELPEYYPTRTEAAILRQYASEIARMTGACELVELGSGSSTKTRLLLDAYAAHAYPLQYVPIDVSAGILESSARQLLADYPSLQVQGLVGTYELALQQLTPTLLPTRMIVFLGSTLGNFNPQECDVFFSQIQGALKVGEYFLLGVDLQKAKPLLEDAYNDSQGVTAEFNLNMLEHLNQRFAGNFDTQQFEHWAFYNEQLNQIEMHLRCLEAHTVRLEALDLTLNFAAGETIMTEISRKFDLEGIQQELQVKGLKPLKVWTDSQQWFGLILCQR; encoded by the coding sequence GTGAGGAATTTAACTCAGAGTGTATCTGGCATCAGCCAAGCTGACCATCAGCCTCACTCTGTAGAAGCGGAACGCTTAAAGCTCCAATACTTAGTCAATCTCTGCGCTGCCTCAGACGCAGAACCCCAGGTTGGTAGCGATGTGATCCAAGGGTTAACGCAGACTCCCAAAACTCTACCACCACAGTATTTCTATGATGATCGTGGATCTGTTCTGTTTGAGGAGATTTGTGAGTTACCCGAATATTACCCAACGCGGACAGAAGCCGCGATTTTACGCCAGTATGCCAGTGAAATTGCCCGGATGACGGGGGCTTGTGAACTGGTGGAACTTGGTAGTGGGAGTTCCACAAAAACCCGCCTTTTGTTAGATGCTTACGCCGCTCATGCCTACCCATTACAGTATGTGCCCATTGATGTCAGTGCTGGAATCTTAGAAAGCAGTGCGAGGCAATTACTAGCAGATTATCCCTCACTTCAGGTTCAGGGTTTAGTCGGCACTTATGAGTTGGCATTACAACAGCTAACACCTACTTTGTTGCCTACGCGGATGATTGTGTTTTTAGGCAGTACGCTGGGCAATTTCAATCCCCAGGAGTGTGATGTCTTTTTTTCCCAGATTCAAGGGGCGCTTAAAGTGGGCGAGTATTTCCTACTCGGCGTTGACTTGCAAAAAGCAAAACCCTTGCTGGAAGACGCTTACAACGACAGCCAAGGCGTAACCGCTGAATTTAACCTGAATATGCTGGAGCATCTGAATCAGCGTTTTGCGGGAAATTTTGATACTCAGCAGTTTGAACATTGGGCCTTTTACAATGAGCAACTCAATCAGATTGAGATGCATTTGCGGTGTTTGGAAGCGCACACCGTCCGGTTAGAGGCGCTTGACCTCACCCTGAATTTTGCAGCAGGGGAAACGATCATGACGGAAATTTCCCGCAAGTTTGACCTAGAGGGTATACAACAAGAACTTCAGGTTAAGGGTTTAAAACCCCTCAAGGTTTGGACTGACTCGCAACAATGGTTTGGCTTGATACTTTGTCAGCGTTAA
- a CDS encoding response regulator: MAVKEIPAVTPLSLFTASKQIQFLATLKRIRFSGKLVLSEPEGQQWLFFLHLGRIIYATGGTHPVRRWQRNLAFYCPQSPTLRLTLERDLARMDTTPVSMCWQYQLLSLWTQQQKITSEQAAKIIHAAIAEVLFDVAQARRATYQIHPNNSFSTPLALIDVEHAIAEVEEEWQVWRNDRVADYSPNLAPIIKQPEQLRKHTSSAAYQSLIQLLDGKHTLRDLAVHLKRDVLQLTRSFFPYIQSGLMELVSIPDLPTPVGGKVSETPSTPVVNTGGLVACVDDSPLVCQTMEKLLLAAGYRYFSVTDGMRAIATLLARKPDVIFLDLVMPNTNGYEICSQLRKLACFQDTPIVILTGNDGLVDRVRAKLVGASDFLSKPIDADIVLNTVRKHLKQGAISH, translated from the coding sequence ATGGCTGTTAAAGAAATTCCTGCTGTTACGCCTCTGAGTTTGTTTACAGCATCCAAGCAAATTCAATTTCTAGCCACCTTAAAACGAATTCGGTTTAGCGGCAAACTGGTGCTATCTGAACCCGAAGGACAGCAATGGCTGTTTTTTCTCCATCTAGGGCGCATTATTTATGCAACGGGTGGCACTCATCCAGTGAGGCGATGGCAGCGGAATTTAGCCTTTTACTGCCCTCAAAGTCCGACTTTGCGCTTAACCCTAGAGCGCGATTTAGCCAGAATGGATACAACTCCTGTCTCTATGTGCTGGCAATATCAGCTATTATCTTTATGGACTCAGCAGCAAAAAATCACTTCTGAACAAGCCGCGAAAATCATTCACGCCGCAATCGCAGAAGTCCTATTTGATGTCGCGCAGGCAAGGCGTGCCACTTATCAAATTCATCCCAATAATTCCTTCTCAACACCACTCGCCTTGATTGATGTAGAACATGCGATCGCAGAAGTTGAGGAGGAGTGGCAGGTTTGGCGTAATGATCGCGTTGCCGATTATTCTCCTAACCTGGCACCCATCATCAAGCAACCCGAACAACTCCGAAAACACACATCATCAGCAGCTTACCAAAGCTTGATTCAGTTGTTAGACGGAAAACATACTCTCCGGGATTTAGCCGTGCACCTCAAACGGGATGTTTTGCAACTCACCCGTTCCTTTTTCCCCTACATTCAATCGGGGTTGATGGAATTGGTTAGCATTCCCGATTTACCGACTCCAGTGGGTGGAAAAGTTTCTGAAACACCCTCCACTCCTGTTGTCAACACCGGAGGGCTGGTAGCTTGCGTCGATGACAGTCCATTGGTTTGCCAAACCATGGAAAAACTGCTTCTGGCAGCGGGGTATCGATATTTCAGCGTGACGGATGGGATGCGTGCGATCGCAACTTTACTTGCTCGTAAGCCAGATGTAATCTTTTTAGATTTAGTAATGCCCAATACCAACGGCTATGAAATTTGCAGCCAATTACGCAAACTGGCTTGTTTTCAAGATACCCCGATAGTCATCTTAACGGGCAATGATGGATTAGTGGATCGAGTTCGAGCCAAACTCGTTGGAGCCTCGGATTTCTTAAGTAAACCCATCGATGCAGATATTGTACTCAACACAGTTCGTAAGCATTTAAAACAGGGCGCAATCAGTCATTAG
- a CDS encoding response regulator transcription factor: protein MTTALVVEDSRTDMQVIISCLQQGGLNVLTADSGEEALSKISSHQPDVIVLDVVLPGRSGYEICRDLKAEAKTRTIPVIICSTKSGEMDKFWGMKQGADAYLAKPVDQEELVRTVKQLIKR from the coding sequence ATGACTACTGCTCTAGTTGTTGAAGATTCCAGAACTGATATGCAAGTGATCATTAGCTGTTTGCAACAAGGAGGCTTAAATGTCCTGACGGCTGACAGTGGTGAAGAAGCTCTAAGCAAAATTAGTAGCCATCAACCAGATGTCATCGTTCTGGATGTTGTCCTACCCGGACGCAGTGGATATGAAATCTGTCGCGACCTCAAAGCTGAAGCCAAAACCCGCACCATTCCAGTAATTATCTGTTCAACTAAATCAGGCGAAATGGATAAATTCTGGGGCATGAAACAGGGAGCAGATGCTTACCTTGCCAAACCAGTTGACCAAGAGGAATTAGTCCGTACCGTGAAACAGCTCATCAAACGATAA
- a CDS encoding sterol desaturase family protein, whose protein sequence is MHSTLPIILGSLLLFGILEVLFPFYAYKQSWASRLGPNLALAIFNSVVTKIPFGLLLSWIWQQKMWPGLFHYIPFPGVVALLSILVLDSYRYAWHCLAHFWPIGWRFHRVHHSDLAMNITTAYRFQLLEVMASYVPMALLIGLFGIRPEYLFIYEAMFVADQLFQHSNWALSPKIDRILTYLIVTPNYHRIHHSQIVKETDSNFGSLLTIWDRLFGTYRYCSDTKKIDIGLIEYPQPLSVKDMLTLPFKK, encoded by the coding sequence ATGCATAGCACTCTTCCGATAATTCTGGGCAGCCTGTTACTCTTCGGGATTTTAGAAGTCTTATTTCCGTTTTACGCCTACAAACAGAGTTGGGCGAGCAGACTGGGGCCAAATTTAGCGCTAGCAATTTTCAATTCGGTCGTCACCAAAATCCCCTTTGGCTTACTCTTAAGCTGGATTTGGCAGCAAAAGATGTGGCCTGGGCTATTTCACTATATTCCCTTCCCTGGGGTCGTTGCTTTACTATCCATACTGGTACTCGACTCCTACCGTTATGCTTGGCATTGCTTGGCGCACTTCTGGCCCATCGGCTGGCGCTTTCACCGAGTGCATCATTCAGATCTAGCCATGAACATTACAACGGCTTATCGATTTCAGCTGCTCGAAGTGATGGCATCCTACGTACCCATGGCACTCTTAATTGGGTTGTTTGGCATCAGGCCGGAATATTTATTTATATATGAAGCTATGTTTGTTGCTGACCAATTGTTTCAACACAGCAACTGGGCACTTTCACCAAAAATTGACCGCATCCTCACTTACTTGATCGTAACACCCAACTACCATCGCATCCATCACTCACAAATCGTCAAGGAAACAGACTCGAACTTTGGCAGTTTGCTGACGATTTGGGATCGGTTGTTTGGCACCTATCGGTATTGCAGCGACACCAAAAAGATCGATATTGGTTTAATAGAATATCCCCAACCCCTCAGTGTCAAGGATATGTTGACCCTGCCGTTCAAGAAATAA
- a CDS encoding rhodanese-like domain-containing protein, which produces MLDARAHLKNFIPQGSPVGKLTQLPFVGHRLLQTQVSQISVQQLQQCIAQNPSNLLLIDVRYQSEQNIARLPGDWFLVPYPLIKAGAGVARIQKLLEEKRQANPGQEIQVLVLCKAGIRSAHSVFRLQQAGIKAINITGGIHAWNKYIDSSLPLYDIKDIPEFQSSSAKKRSPQESWLSGCGVALALSAVGTVGAVRYNSDLLRPIMQAGVPLAVASDLPIVGYAIQEASEPVMNVHQLKKLLNSKDQNNYLIVDVRTAREYNLSHLPGAVSLPLQELEQGKGINEIKSQLKGRELIAYCTSSKRSARALILLHQAGVIGTKVQGGIEAWTREIDPSLATYKQ; this is translated from the coding sequence ATGCTCGACGCCCGCGCCCATCTAAAAAACTTCATCCCTCAAGGCAGTCCCGTCGGCAAACTCACCCAACTTCCCTTCGTCGGCCATCGCTTGTTGCAAACGCAAGTCTCGCAGATCAGCGTTCAACAACTCCAACAATGCATCGCACAAAATCCCAGCAATCTCCTGCTGATTGACGTGCGCTACCAGAGTGAGCAAAACATTGCTCGCTTGCCGGGAGATTGGTTCCTTGTTCCCTATCCACTCATTAAAGCTGGGGCAGGAGTGGCGAGAATCCAAAAACTGCTCGAAGAAAAACGTCAAGCGAACCCAGGCCAAGAGATTCAAGTTTTAGTCTTGTGCAAAGCTGGGATTCGTTCCGCTCATAGCGTCTTCCGCTTACAACAAGCTGGCATCAAAGCCATCAATATTACCGGTGGCATCCATGCCTGGAATAAGTACATCGACTCCAGCTTGCCGCTGTACGACATCAAGGACATCCCAGAATTTCAGTCTAGTTCGGCGAAAAAGCGCTCACCGCAGGAAAGCTGGTTATCGGGTTGTGGTGTCGCCCTAGCTCTCTCAGCGGTTGGTACAGTAGGAGCGGTGCGTTACAACTCCGACTTACTGCGACCCATCATGCAAGCCGGTGTACCTTTAGCCGTTGCTTCAGATCTTCCCATCGTTGGCTATGCGATTCAAGAAGCTTCTGAGCCAGTGATGAATGTACATCAACTCAAGAAACTGCTCAACAGCAAAGATCAAAACAATTACCTGATTGTTGATGTACGCACCGCTAGGGAATATAACCTATCTCACCTCCCTGGTGCCGTCTCGCTTCCCCTGCAAGAACTGGAGCAAGGCAAAGGCATTAATGAAATTAAGTCCCAGCTCAAGGGTCGTGAACTCATTGCCTACTGCACGTCTAGTAAACGCTCCGCCCGTGCCCTGATACTGCTACATCAGGCTGGGGTTATCGGCACTAAAGTCCAAGGTGGCATCGAAGCTTGGACCAGAGAAATTGACCCCTCCCTGGCAACCTACAAACAGTAA
- a CDS encoding chemotaxis protein CheW, with product MSNSLSVRNFFSIPVAQQFIESAPSSRATEQFLRFHLLPDTTALLPIQQLTEVLTIPKAQIVPIFQMPSWVMGAYNWRGEVLWMVDLGHLVGLTPWHQQANITSAHTAIVLQAPTKESTATNPKHEMLGLVVNRVEDIEWCNPDWIQSPPSSTVTPELVPFLRGYWLKSNGEMLVVIDGKAIMLSMPKQ from the coding sequence ATGTCCAACTCTTTATCAGTCCGCAATTTTTTTTCCATACCTGTAGCGCAGCAATTCATCGAATCGGCACCTTCTTCCAGGGCAACTGAACAGTTTTTACGATTTCATCTTTTGCCTGATACGACAGCCCTTTTACCGATTCAACAACTCACTGAAGTATTAACGATTCCCAAAGCTCAAATTGTACCCATTTTTCAGATGCCATCCTGGGTAATGGGAGCTTACAACTGGCGAGGTGAAGTTCTTTGGATGGTTGATTTAGGTCATTTAGTTGGACTCACTCCCTGGCACCAACAGGCAAACATTACTTCAGCCCATACAGCGATTGTACTCCAGGCTCCGACTAAAGAGTCAACGGCTACCAACCCAAAGCATGAGATGTTAGGGTTAGTCGTCAATCGCGTAGAAGATATCGAGTGGTGCAATCCAGATTGGATTCAATCGCCGCCTTCATCGACGGTAACTCCTGAACTTGTGCCCTTTTTGCGTGGGTATTGGCTGAAATCGAATGGTGAAATGTTAGTGGTCATCGATGGTAAAGCGATTATGCTCTCGATGCCCAAGCAATAA